In Chanodichthys erythropterus isolate Z2021 chromosome 20, ASM2448905v1, whole genome shotgun sequence, the genomic stretch GTCGTCCACCGGAAGCTAGTTACTTGAATTTGGTtttaaaaatggatattttccttacaaaaatgcatcgctttgcttcagaaggcctttattaacccccagcagttgtatggactacttttttttttatggatggatgcatcacttttggcttcaaaatgcaGCCCACCATTCAAAACCATTACAAACCTTGGAGGATcatggatatttttaaatacatctccaattgtgttcatctaaTAGATGCTCGTATACACccaagatggcttgagggtgagtaaatcatgagtgttttcatttttggatgaactacccctttaaattAACTCATGTCTTGAAGCACATAACCTTGTATTTGGTCCAATCAATGTTTACATTATAatgattggacaaacattttttggtcctgtGACTTCGAAGatacatgtatatttaatatttagaccacttctattgATTGTCATCAGGATAGAGTTTTAACCAGAAGAACAAAAAGTTTATGAATAACATTTCCTACCCCACCTTTAACACTCCACAAGAACCAAATGAGACTAAGCCCAGACTTGAGTACCTTGAAGGGATAAAAGCTCTCATATTTCACCAAAAGCAGCTCTTCATTTGTGATCCGAAGAGGAACATAAGTTTTACAGGttaggaacaacatgagggcgagtaatgacagttttgggtgaaccctgTAAAAGTGCTGGAATAGTTTAAATGTAGTGAAATTCAGACACTTAGGCCCCATTTACACTGCCCGGTTCAAGtgacccaattccgattttttcctcccatgtggCACAGATCGGATATGAGTCACGACCGTGTAAGCAGGAAAAAAGCGCATGGATTCCGATTTTCACAGATCGGTTTCAGGcctcattcatatgtggttATAAATCAGATATGAATCGGATATGTGCGTTTGCGCCTTCAGTGTAAGCGGACAGATCGGATATTCCCCTGTAAATGCGACTCCTGCGTCATTGAAAAGTGAGGGTTTAACATTTCGCGGTACAGACATACCTATAACAAACGGAGCATCTCTAGTTGACTGGTAgattattaatttcatttgttaaataaaaggcGATCTGACGTTGAAATGAGTGCTCGTTGCCGCTGTTGTGACGACGGCTCGTGCACAGACGCGCGCTTCAGTCCAGTTGTGGAGACTCTATTCGTTCCATTGAAACCACAAAATAAAAGCACACAAACTTGCAGCTGcccttgatatacaatcactgatgaacgcattggttttaatgacaaaaaaaaaaaaaaaaaaaactagtagGCCTAGGACAGCGGATTCGAACCCATGAAGCTGTGAATACCGTACCCGATGTCTTTGGTATTATTCAACTCGCACGCTTCCAGCAGAGCTGCGTACGTATACTGTCAAGaaaaaatttgtattatttttatgtagGGACGTAACTATTGCATTAAAAGGGTTTCTATATGAATTCATGTCAATAAATTAAGTTCAATGTACCATTGAAATTGATTTGTGATGTCATATAGGTTATTTTTGGTACGTTTCGCCAAGTGCAGTGTAAAAAGGAGATATCTGATAcaggtcacttttaaaagaaatgcaaGCACGtcgtcaaaaaaaaacaaaaaacaaaaaaaaacggatatggtcaaaagatcggatctgtgcattaggacatgcagtgtaaatgcagccttagtggtTTTGTCTCTGAGAACCCATTATTGAATGGAGTTAATTCTTATGATCGGTTACAAATCCCATGTCATTTAAAGAGAAACCACCACAAGCAACATCATTTCCAAAAGATCTTTTATTGGCGCCTTATTTCTTGGATTTGAAGTACTCTTCAATGACGTCCTTAGCCTGGGACTCTTTGCCGTAGTCCTGGAGATGGAGACGTGAAAGCATTAAATAAAACTTGAACAAATCAGCTTTAAATAAGACTCAATCCTTgcattaactaaaaaaaaatatatatatattatatatatataaatcttcCAGTTATCCAGTAAATTCAGCACATGTTGCCCTTCTAGGGACCTCAGTAGTCAAAACAGGACCATGAGGCTCGTGTTCAGGCACTCAATCTTGccaagacataaaaaaaaaaaaaaaacagacacgGGGCACAGACAGCCAGCATCTGGACTCGACCTGGCTCAAACACCCTATATTTGAAGCCCAAACGTTCCTTGAACACCAAATGTAAAGTCTAAGGTATTTGCTTCTCCCTCATATTACAGAATGCATCATATTTTAGATGAAGGAAACCTGAAGTTAGTTAAAAACACTCTGGATACAAACCTTGATGACTACACAGCTGCAGCCCACCACCTTGCGGGGTTTGCCCTCTCTGTCGATCTTGCATAGACCAACCCACTCACCAAGCTTCTTATTGTCATCAACCTACAGAAGAGAGCACAGATGGTTATATTTAACTCCACACCAATTCAGGCATTTTAACTCAAATCAAGATTATGAGTCCAAATAAGTTCTTGGCAATATCCAAAAGAACACAATTTgcattaagatttttaatgagcaataaaacttgattttctgaagaaaacacTAGTGATAACTGCCACAAGAATAGGCTTTAGTTACTGGCAACAGTTATTAGAATGTTCTGGGAGGTCCAATTCAAAAGATCCCAATGCCAGGGCTCAGTTCCTACTTTCAATGCAAGCATGTGGGGTTTCTTTGCCAGTTTTATAGACCACCAGGACGGTGAATTTCAATCCTGGAGACCAACACCACTGTACATTTCGCATGTCACTTATCTGACGCATGCAGTTGAGTTTACAGAAGGCTCTCCTAACATGATCTGAATCAAGTTTGTTTAAggtaaaaacatacaaaatatgCAGTGCTGTGGGTCCCCAGGATTGAAAACCACTGCCAGGAAACAAATCATAAGTCCAACCGCAAATATCAGCTCAATTTGATAAATCGCTTGTAATAAGGACTTTTAGTAATATTGGTTAAATcgtaaaagggttagttcaccccaaaataaattgtcattactcaccttcatgcatttccaaacccgcaagacctcTCTCTTAAGTCTcttacacaaattaagatattttggataAAATGAGTTTTCTGATCCCTCCATACACAATTTAATCagcactttcaaggtccagagaggtaaagacatcattaaaatggtccatgtgactgcagtggttcaaccttaaatttTATAAGGCGATGAGAAAgtgcgtaaaaaaaaaaaaaaaaaaaaagactttattcaacagtttaTTCTCTTCTGTGTCACTCCCCAACACCGTTCACGTAAGCAGCACgacatgtgatgctgacacaagAGCCGTCCAATAACGAGTCaccgttctgacgtagaacccggaagcgctgcacaGTGTTTACAATGTCAACAGTGTAGGAGACCAACATGGAAGAGAAGATAGCTGAATAAagtagttttgtttttgcgcacaaagtattctcgttgcttcataatgttaaggttgaatcactgtagtcatgtggactttaaattatgcatttactacttttctgggcaTTGGATGTGGTAATTATATTGCTTTCTCTTGGGGATCAGAAAACAGAttagcaaaaatatcttaatgtgtgtttcaaagatgaacaaaagtattacaggtttgaaacatgattaatgacagaatttttgggtgaaccaaccctttaagacagtggtctcaaactgccggtccgcgggccatttacggcccgccctccccctggcccgcaactgatctcaaaaataaaacaatccggcccgcaaaattattattattgtctaGTTGCTActtgtctgatatgcaaagaaaaagttgCCGTTCTAtgggggcattcacatatcgcgtcacataagcggccGAGCCGCATTCTCCTTTTCAgtgcgctttcgctccagttgcgtctgtcgttgctatgcaaccatgagccgcgctctcaatcgcttctattatgagcgcgcttgcctaaattacagtaaaagcactcgactttaagtcacgagcgtcAATTTAAATCACCGAAACGCGTCTGATGTAGCCATTAAACGTTaccgatgctcaaacggcatcttggacaaatgctctgccaggtgtctgtcaaggaacagaagagtgtacaaatgtattcaggtattgtatttgttcagtaacCTACAGTATTGTTCAGTGCAAAAttatgttatttaagctaacaaagggaaaatacttccactaaatattaaaaaataatgcatgtaacaatgagagatttttattttggcaaaataaagttatatatatatatatatttctgaccctTCCACACCACAGGTGTTgatggttttgttcctaaattacttttttttttttttcttccatgcaccttgttggatgtgagaagttgcaccagactattgtaattaatattagtagtattatattagtaatagtattatataattatattacactctgtaacaatgagagagacactgctgtttacatttagtatggtaaataaaatatttatagtataggtataaagatattttagtagGCAAATTTGATGTAAATGAGAAAATGTTAAGGAAAGGAAattctgaaatgttgcgctctcttgcgcttgaatgttaatatggcccttCTATggggtgtcaatcacagaaacggccccccgccaatttgagtttgagacccctgcttTAAGATTTCCCCGACATTACTATTACTAAAGtccttattatttattttatatatatatatatatatatataaaaactcaaACTTAATCTAAAAGACAATTTTGCATTCATACTAATTTGACAGCTTTCCCACCTTGATGAGGTTGATCTGATGCTCGGCACAGAGAGCCTCCACCAGCTTGACATACATGGGCTCATCACAGTTCGCTGCCAGGACGCAAAGATGAGCCTGGCGCCTGTGAAACGAACAAAGAGATCATGATGAGCCTTTAAATCTCCTCCAATAAATATTACTGACACATCAACAGCATCTCAGACAGAAATTGGGTAACAAATGGCAATTGTCCTCAGAGACTTCAGAAGAGGGAGCCAAATTATCATCATCGATACACAGCAACAGCTTACAGATTTAAAGAAGTTACTCCTTACTTGTCGAGGGCCTTAGCGGCCTCACGGATACCGCGGGCCAGACCGTCGTGGATGAGTGCGGTCTTCAGCACTTCAGGGAGAGCAGTGTTGACATCCATCACACCTCCAGCAGTGATGCTGTGAAATTCATACAAAAGAGTTATTACAGTGTAAGAAGAGTCaggtgtgtgcatgtgtttaaTGACCTGCGGCTTCTCAGAATGATGTCTCACTCATAATTAGAGTGAAGGGGTATCCGACTAAAGATTTAAAGTTCATCACAGCCGAGGTCACCCTATGAAGTCACTACTACTATGTAATTTAACAGGGACTGACAGAGTTCATACAGAAATTGCAGGagcaaatatatatacatatatagacttcagatgcaaaagcctcttattgccatctgaaattttctaaaatgatcatttttaatcaagcttgtatgtttattttcagttatttcactttaaatggcaatgaacaggacctattaattgccattaaagtgaaattactgaacctaaacatacaagcttgataaaaatgctctttTTAGAAGAAATGTTTTactggcacttagaggcttttgcatctgaagtcatATACAAGTCACTTCCAAGACTTGTATGACCATTTTGtggcacaaaaaaaaaggaTGTATATAACTTAGATACAGAAGGGCCATTATTTACTgcacaattaaaatgaattagaATTCATCAATATTGCGTGAACAATTTCAATTAAGCCAATCCTCGCACAAaccaaataattttgtttaaaacaaaaatgaatttaacAAAATGGCCATGTAGACCATCATTTAGGGTGTTTTGTGCCCTTTTGAGTTGAACAGCCTCTGGTCACCGTTACGTTCATTGCATTACGCAGCTCATTCTGCACTTATTACTCTACGTAAGAAAAGTCACACGGTTTCAAAACATGTGGGCGAGtaacaaaaaaataagtttGACAGTCCCAAAAATACTATATATTTCCTCTATAAAATGTAGTGTAGCTACTGCATACTTTGATGTGGAAGTGTGCGCGCGCAGTGAACACAATCACTCACCCTTCCTCGGCCATTGTAGATTAGCGATGGATGAGAGGATAAACTTCTGAAATAAAGGCATAATATGATCGATATATTAATATCCATTCCTTCCGATACATCTTTGAACACTTTAAAGACAGGATGCTGAATATTTAAGACCGATTCTGTCAGAGAACACAGACGCTCATCCTACCTTTCCTCTGACTGCGAGTAAAGAGGACGTCATAACGTCGACAACATTGTTTTAAGCGCAAAAGGCCCCGAAGGTGTCCATCTCACTGCCTGCATGGAGACCCACGCGGGACTCTTTTTGTGGGTTTCAGGGAATAGAGTTTGCTTGTTGTGTTTCATAattgttgtgtttttaatgtatttattttttaaaaatattaatgaacgACATTTTAACGTCCAAAACGATGGCATGGATACCTCAATCCACCACTAGGGAGCGTTATTTACACggtatatacatataatacgAGCCTCTCAATATTAgttttgtacatttaaatatatatatatatatatatatatatatatatatatatatatatatatatatatatatatatatatatatatattagtatatttgTTCACACTcatatttgacatttttgcGACTGCTTCCAACCAGCTAGTGATTTTAATACATGTGGTTTAAGTGACCAGGGTGCACTGTAATTAATGTACTGTGTAATCTCtgtgagagaaaaagagagagaagaaaTGCAAGTTTAGGCATGTCACacactgatatattttatgGCGTGTGGGAGGAAGAAAGTGTCTCTGCTGGCGGTAGGTGGGGCGGTCAGGTGAACTGTCAAAACTTGCTTTCCTGTTTCTTGAGTTGGCTGAGTTTGCTGTTGGTTTATACGTTCACGCATCTGACTGAAACACCAGTCTACTTCAGCAGCACTTCTGCTCTCAACAAACCTTTTGAACTTATAGAAGATGTCAATCACGGTGTATTTCAGCAGTGTGAGTGGCTCTAGAGAGGTGTGTATCTGTGTTTTTGACTTCTCTGGCTGTCAAGCTGTTGATAATCGCTGTTTGAAACTTAACTTGCTGATATAGACTGACATGTTTTATATGTAGCCACTTTTTTTAACGCGCTAGACAGTCGTCTTGTGTCAAATTACATTAGTGAAGTTAACTCCACAGTGAATCAAATGTGTCCTCTCCTCTCTTTGTATGTATGTGCGTCTGTTGAAGGATAAAAAATGTCCTTGGTGCTGAATACATTAATTCAAGTCTCTACAAGATTTGAAGTAAATAACTGAGATAGTTGGGGAGAGTTCATTTCTTGTCACATGTCTTAGAAAAGGAAGTGAAACCTATAGTTTCAAAGTGTGTTAACAACTGTCAAAGATTTATTGTTTTCCATCCATTTCTGCAGGTAAAGCAACATCAGTCTGAGATTTTCCAGTTCCTGGATTCTAAGAAGATCAAGTACCGTACTTTAGACATCACATCGAGCACTGATGTGAAGGAAGAGATGAGGAAGAAAGTGGGAAACCCCTCAGCGATGCCCCCTCAGGTCTTTAATGGGGACAAATACTGTGGGGTGAGTCTCATTGTGCTGTCTTGTTTTTGATACTGGCCTGAAGGTCAAGGGAGAGAAAGTGCTCTCTGTTTTTAGTGCATCAAACCAACCTCGAGGGAAATGGTTTAGACTTCTGCACTTTTACTGCACTTATTCCTCTTAAACAGCCTGAACCAATTTATCATTTGTTATATTAGACCTTCATTGCTATGACTATCTTTAAAAAACGACAATTGATGTcgtgataatttttttaacattttaatatttacattttaatattgatACAATCATTCAgatgaatgtttaaaaagaaaatattttaatttgaaaaattCTTATGCATTACACACTAAACAATGTTAAATCTATCAAATAAtgtgattaaagggttagttcacccaaaaattaaaataatgtcatttattactcaccctcatgtcgttccaaacctaagactttcattcatcttcagaacacaaattaagatattttttcataaaatctgttggctcagtgaggcctacatCACCAGCAAGTTAATAatcactttcagatgcccagaaagctactaaagatgtgttcatagttgaataacaagagctcagtacatggaaatgacatacagtgagtctcaaactccattgtttcctccttcttatataaatctcgtttgtttaaaagacctcggAAGatcaggcgaatctcaacataataccgactgttacgtaacagtcgggatcattaatatgtacgccccctatatttgcatatgcagctcatgttcaaggcattacacaagggcagtcagtattaacgtctggatctgtgcacagctgaatcatcagactaggtaagcaagcaataacaacagcgaaaaatggcagatggagcaataataactgacatgatccatgatatcatgatatttttagtgatatatgtaaattgtctttctaaatgtttcgttagcatgttgctaatgtactgttaaatgtggttaaagttaccatcgtttcttactgtattcacggagacaagagccgtcattattttcattattaaacacttgcagtctgtataattcataaacacaacttcattctttataaatctctccaacagtgtgtaatgttagctttagccactgagcactatcaaactcattcagaatcaaatgtaaacatccaaataaacactgtacttacgcgattagacatgctgcatgatgaacactttgtaaagatccattttgagggttatattagctgtgtgaactgtgtgtttgctgtttaaggcaattGAGAGCTCGCAGGGGCGGGGGAgtgggagatttaaaggggccgcacgctTAATCAGTGCATATGAaataatggctcaaaataggcagttaaaaaaatgaataaaaaaaaatctatggggtattttgagctgaaatttcacagacacattcaggggacaccttagacttatattacatcttttgaaaaggagttctagggcacctttaaaacagttcatgtgactacagtggttcaaccttaatgttatgaagcgatgagaatactttttgtgcgccaaaaaaaataaataaataacaactttattcaacaatatctagtgatggtgATTTACAAatctttacaaatcttttgttttgaatcagtggttcggagcgccaaagtcacgtgatttcagtaaacgaggcttcgttatgcCATAAGTGTTTagaaacttcaatagttcatgtgactttggcagtttgatacacgctccgaaccactgattcgaaacaaaagattcgtaaagcttcatgaagcagtgttttgaaatcgaccatcactagatattgttgaataaagtcgttattttgtttttttggtgcagaaatagtattttcgtcgctttataatattaaggttgaaccactgtagtcacatgaactgttttaaatacgtctttagtagctttctgggcatctgaaagtgttaattatcttgccgtcaatagaggcctcactgagccatcggatttcatcaaaaatatcttaatttgtgttctgaagatgaatgaaggtcttacaggtttggaacgacatgagggtgagtaatgaatcacacaattttcatttttgggtgaactaatcttttaagttCAGTATCCATGAACTTGTCTGTCAATTATATCAGTTGTAAGTCATGggaacacaaataaaacatttcctGTGAATGACACTTTTACAGTTATTAAGGAAAGCACACAAAGATCAGGCTGTGTCCTGTAATAATGCATGGAAATCTTCTAAACAAATAATTGACAGTGCAGTGTTTTGGTTTTGCAACAAGCGTTTTGAACCACTGGGTCTGTAACTGAGAGACACAAAACAGGGCGTAAGTTTTTGTAACGAACGTTAATGCTATTAATTTTGTTGCGCAAACAATAAGCCTTTGCATATAGGCACATGAGACCTGTCAGGCTTGTTCAGTTTCTtctaaacaaaaacacacccatCCACTATAGATATTTCCATTGCTTGGAATGCACCAGTGGTTTTGTGATCGTCGCCACCCTGGGGAACATCTTGAGATTCTCTTATGATACTCAGAACAGCACATGCCGCTCACAAATGAGCAAATAATCACACAGCTCAGATTCCAGACATGCAGTGTGTCTGGATGTACTTTACCACTAATGCCTGAGCAAATGCTGTAAAGATCATCTCTTGAAGTGTTTATCTAGACTATTATtctttcaaaatcaaaatattattcataaaaaagtatactttatgtatatCAGTATattctgtgtttgtgttcataGGACTATCAGAAGTTTTTTGATGCGGTGGAGGATGGGAAACCAGAGGCGTTCTTCAAACTCTGAGCTACTATAAGCACACCACACTAAATCCTTGCATTTTTAAGAGAGAAGATTTTATATGTTAAGGAAATACATATTTTGCAccattaaatgaaaaaaaaaaaaaaaaagattttctatCAATTGTATCTCTGCTACATTTTGTATCTATGAGTATCTCATCGCGTTTTAGGGTAAAGCTGAGCAACTTCCCTATTTGTCCACTAGGGTGCAGTAATGGCTTAAATACTCTTTGCAAATCCACCCTATTATTATTGATGCATTTAATCCATCTGCTGCATTTTTAAAGGTGACTGTCATTCagatgaatatattttattaagtttattttGCATTATGCACTAAACAGTgttaaatatatcaaataataTGACTAAATTCAGGGTCGATGGGATTTTCCTCTTAATTATAAAAGTAGCAAGTCATGGCAAGACAGACTGGacatgtacattttatttaatacagtttattcttGAAGGTTAAAGTTTTAGCTGAACTTTAGCTTtctaatttataattaattttatatataattgtttatgCATATTAAATAATTTGAGATCAAGCAATATTTGGCAGACCTGTTGAAGACCTCTTTTCAATATGTCaaaatgtgtgtgttgtttGAAAACTGTATCCATTTTTAATAGTATTCAACTCGTGAGCAGCAAAAATCTGTATCTATTTATAGAGGAACAATATTTTCTCACGCTCTCTCAACCACTTATGCTAGATAATCCAAAACTGCCACATTCAAAGGCATGCTGGGATATCTGGTGTTCCACTAGTCTTCTTTAAAGGTTATGTTGTCCACCCACATTATACTATGACAATACcttgattatttaaattaaaaataaaaaagcaaaacatttgttttaattacaGAATACCACttgatttgatattttgtttcaaaaataAGTGTCAAGGGGCCACTGTTCTGAGAAACACAAGAAACCATCAGCTTTTGAATATACTTTATTACAAATTAGATTAATTTATTTAGATTATGAAAGTAAACAACAGTAACTTGTACATAAAAGGAATGACTCTGTTTtacagaatgtgtgtgtgtgtgtgtgtgtgtgtgtgtgtgtgtgtgtgtgacaaaaTGGGCATAAAACATAATTGTGTCCTGAGAatggtgtgtgtatgtgcgcataaacataaatgcagtgcTCATTCATGTGGAATCATTTAATGAAAGGGTGGGAGGAGCAGAGCAAGAAGTGAACATCATAATGAATAGTCAATGAAAATGCAGAGAAAGTAGGTTTGGAAGAGTgtctatgttttgtttttggggggGTTTTGGAGGAAAATGGCAGTAGTTTGTGGAAAAAAAGTGAGTTGTTCCATAAAAACATGTTCCACAAAACCAATTTTGTGAGTAAACCAATATTCTCCCCTGCACTGTATGATATTAGTGACTATATAAGCTACATAAACAGTTGAGCTGAAAGTCGAGGCATCACAGTGTGCTACATGCTACATGCTAACATACCCCTGAGAAGAAAAACACACATTAAACAGACAATTGAAGAGGAAAGACTGACATAACCTCAAAAAAGACACATTCTTTAGCGTTTTTTTCCACCAGAAGGAACAAAAGGCTGTAGGAATGAGATCTGAAATTccaataataaatcataaagttTTCAAATACTGATTTAGGACCAGTTTTACTCTCAGAAAAGCCATTTTGAGGCGTGGAAACACTGAGCTCAGGTCAGTACTGTTACGCTGAGATCTTAATGCAGCTCAGGATTCTATTTCCTGTTTTGATCTCTTTTTACAAACAGATCAAAGCCTACGGAAAAGAAAACATTATACTAGATTCTTTTGCTGTATCCCTACATTTCCTTTTGGCCATCTGATTGAGCTTCTTAACTAAGAACGACTTACAAGAGACTTGTACATGCAGCCTTGAATACTTATGATTCTTTTTGTGTAGATTACAACAACACAAGTCTtaaacacacagagacacacaaacatataGGTATAGGTTGACTTCCATCCTTGTATCCAATTTATAAAAGAAGAATAGGCTTTTCATGCAACACATGTACACCAAATGAAAAAACATAACAGCAACACATAAATAATTCATTAggccatagaaaacatttgtaaCCTccctgtgtatgtgtgtttgaatgagcaGACGTTTCTTAGGAATAGCTGGGCCGTTTTGGCAGAATGCATTGCTGGCAGTGAGGGCTTCAGACCAGGAAACAAGAGTTACATCACAGGAGAAAGAGGCAAAACCACAGTGTTTCAATCTATGCAAATGTCAATGACATGGTTTAGGATTCAGAAGCCTGCAGAGAAcaaaatttaattcaattagATGTCAATCTAATAGAGTATAGCCAGTATACACATGAaatacatgacaaaaaaatCATCCTAGTAATCAGTATTTTGCCTGGCTGTCCTGTAAAATATATCTGCTTTGTTTTAagaatgtgtgtctgtgtgtgtagaGTGAAGTGGGAGTGTGTTTGTACCTTTACAGAGGGCAAGCGGAGGAATGAGAACACTGTGTTCGTCTCTTTAGACTGGAAGAAATCTTCATAATCCTGCAAAATGATTGAATGATGATGACTGAGGAGTTTTTAGCAACTGATTTTATTACACTATTTGTCTTAAAATTGG encodes the following:
- the rps12 gene encoding 40S ribosomal protein S12; protein product: MAEEGITAGGVMDVNTALPEVLKTALIHDGLARGIREAAKALDKRQAHLCVLAANCDEPMYVKLVEALCAEHQINLIKVDDNKKLGEWVGLCKIDREGKPRKVVGCSCVVIKDYGKESQAKDVIEEYFKSKK
- the zgc:153284 gene encoding SH3 domain-binding glutamic acid-rich-like protein 3 isoform X3; the encoded protein is MSITVYFSSVSGSREVKQHQSEIFQFLDSKKIKYRTLDITSSTDVKEEMRKKVGNPSAMPPQVFNGDKYCGLMFKALHKGSQY
- the zgc:153284 gene encoding SH3 domain-binding glutamic acid-rich-like protein 3 isoform X1, whose translation is MSITVYFSSVSGSREVKQHQSEIFQFLDSKKIKYRTLDITSSTDVKEEMRKKVGNPSAMPPQVFNGDKYCGDYQKFFDAVEDGKPEAFFKL
- the zgc:153284 gene encoding SH3 domain-binding glutamic acid-rich-like protein 3 isoform X2, producing the protein MSITVYFSSVKQHQSEIFQFLDSKKIKYRTLDITSSTDVKEEMRKKVGNPSAMPPQVFNGDKYCGDYQKFFDAVEDGKPEAFFKL